Proteins encoded within one genomic window of Capsicum annuum cultivar UCD-10X-F1 unplaced genomic scaffold, UCD10Xv1.1 ctg3149, whole genome shotgun sequence:
- the LOC107858959 gene encoding uncharacterized protein LOC107858959, whose protein sequence is MVNEIGTEPEGSSRTLTTALDYNQPLFLGPSDISGIPIIFFQLTGVENFSICFGSMCIALLGRNKLSIVDGTCSKDKFSIDLGSHWERVNAIVLSWIMNSASKELLGGIMYASVASVVWAELYERFHKIDGARTFNLHKEIATLSQGNASLSSYFSKLKDLWEEFEALVPTPRCKKPNFTHDPLPSINQAYAMVISDESHKATTIHAGILGTSPVVMSGNNCKLAMYTRHENGGSNPQKFKKNYNLQYDFCKLKGHTRETCWKLVGYPNDHKFKKKSKMEGSNAAYNVSPSTQLGHHGLGSCNQHARQGFQSHDTGIQVGFDVQMNQISQVGSVPFTKEQYEQILRMINSNNTGSHAEESTNAATTFNVGISAFSASVKSREWIIDMGATNHMVADLDLLLGHSTTKLDIPRDVYLPNGGTTKVTHVGSSCLSKDNVELYTGKVGGIGKPAGGLYLLVGQQDNEISQHAANKVTNGGTFTISNDDIYLGHRRLGHVSTHALKKIVTSDIRSIEDRIRKCTTTCAYTPQQNGVVERKHRHILEVTRVVRFQGAIPIHLWGYYVLAAVDIINRLLSSAIDYQVPYERFYGKKANYDHLKVLGCLCYAKVLNEHDKLMPRARTTVLTGYSNTQKGYVLYDISSKFVSVCRDVLFREDIFPFKVNKDQNKSHVHIFPLEDQFPVVGDVVTPLKIPLTTKS, encoded by the exons ATGGTGAATGAAATTGGTACTGAACCTGAAGGATCTTCAAGAACATTAACAACTGCATTGGATTATAATCAACCTCTCTTCCTCGGTCCTTCAGATATAAGTGGAATCCCGatcattttctttcaattaacaggtgttgagaacttttctatttGTTTTGGATCTATGTGTATTGCCCTGTTAGGAAGGAATAAGTTAAGTATTGTTGATGGCACTTGCTCTAAAGATAAATTTTCAATTGATCTGGGAAGCCACTGGGAGAGGGTAAATGCAATTGTCCTATCTTGGATTATGAATTCTGCCTCTAAAGAACTTCTAGGAGGAATCATGTATGCATCAGTTGCTAGTGTTGTCTGGGCAGAGTTGTATGAAAGATTTCACAAAATAGATGGTGCAAGAACTTTCAATTTACACAAAGAAATTGCAACCCTTTCTCAAGGGAATGCATCTCTGTCTTCTTATTTCTCAAAATTAAAAGACTTGTGGGAAGAATTTGAGGCACTAGTGCCTACACCTAGAT GCAAGAAGCCAAATTTTACTCATGACCCCCTTCCTTCTATAAATCAGGCATATGCCATGGTCATAAGTGATGAAAGTCATAAAGCTACAACAATTCATGCTGGAATCTTGGGAACTAGTCCTGTTGTTATGTCTGGAAATAACTGTAAGTTAGCAATGTACACAAGACATGAAAATGGTGGGAGTAATCCTCAGAAGTTTAAGAAAAATTACAACCTTCAATATGATTTCTGCAAATTGAAAGGACATACTAGAGAGACTTGCTGGAAACTTGTTGGTTATCCAAATGATcacaagttcaagaaaaagtCTAAGATGGAAGGTAGCAATGCAGCTTATAATGTGTCTCCTAGTACACAGCTCGGTCATCATGGTCTAGGATCATGTAATCAACATGCAAGGCAAGGTTTTCAGTCTCATGATACAGGAATTCAAGTTGGTTTTGATGTTCAGATGAATCAAATAAGTCAAGTGGGAAGCGTACCATTTACTAAAGAGCAATATGAGCAAATCTTGAGAATGATTAATAGCAACAACACTGGCTCACATGCAGAAGAATCAACAAATGCTGCTACCACTTTTAATGTAGGTATTAGTGCTTTCTCTGCATCTGTTAAGTCTAGAGAATGGATTATAGATATGGGGGCTACTAATCACATGGTAGCTGATTTAGATTTACTCCTTGGACACTCTACAACAAAGTTAGACATACCAAGAGATGTGTATTTGCCAAATGGTGGTACTACTAAAGTAACACATGTGGGAAGTAGTTGCTTATCAAAAGATAATGTG GAACTTTACACTGGAAAGGTGGGGGGGATTGGTAAGCCTGCTGGAGGACTATATCTATTGGTTGGACAGCAAGACAATGAGATTTCACAGCATGCAGCTAATAAAGTGACAAATGGTGGTACATTTACAATAAGTAATGATGACATATACCTTGGGCACAGAAGATTAGGTCATGTGTCCACTCATGCTCTAAAGAAAATAGTTACTTCTGATATTCGAAGTATAGAAGATAGAATAAGGAAATGTACG ACAACCTGTGCTTATACACCTCAGCAAAATGGTGTTGTTGAGAGAAAGCACAGGCACATCCTAGAAGTCACAAGAGTAGTCAGGTTTCAGGGTGCTATTCCTATACATCTTTGGGGTTATTATGTGTTAGCTGCAGTGGACATTATTAATAGGTTACTTAGTTCAGCTATTGATTATCAAGTTCCTTATGAGAGGTTTTATGGTAAGAAAGCTAACTACGATCACTTGAAAGTGTTGGGATGTCTATGCTATGCTAAAGTGCTGAATGAGCATGACAAGCTAATGCCTAGAGCTAGAACTACTGTGTTGACAGGGTACTCTAACACACAGAAAGGATATGTTCTCTATGACATATCTAGCAAATTTGTGTCTGTGTGTAGAGATGTTTTATTTAGGGAAGATATATTCCCATTTAAAGTGAACAAAGATCAAAATAAGTCACATGTTCATATATTTCCATTGGAAGATCAATTTCCAGTAGTAGGTGATGTTGTGACACCTCTGAAGATTCCATTAACTACGAAATCTTAA